The nucleotide window CCATAACACCTGCAGTCGATACCGAACGGGACATCGAATCTCCCGGCTACAAGGCCAAGTGAAGAAATGAATGCGTGCGGATTCCTATACAAATCCACACCTATTTCGGCGCTGCCAAGATCAAAAGACTCGTCTTCGTCATTATATGCGATCGCGACGGCGACAGACACCTCGTCAGACAGGCCTCTCTCTAAAGCCACTTCGAGCTGCCCAAGCCCAACACCGACTCCATCGCGAGTATCTCGATTGTAGTCAGCGACAACATCAAAGAAACCGGATATGTCAAGATGACCTGCTGTCGCATTGTCTCGAGGAATGCAAGATAACAGCATCACAATGCATATCAGGAATTTCTTCATCGCGTCGTCCTCTGAAACAGATGATCCGACATCAGACTTCTCCAGTTCTGAATGCCACTGTATTCCTCAGACATCACCCAAGCCCCAGCAACCGTCCGCCCTGATAAACCGCAAACGCCATTCCCCACGCAAGGAGGAGAGTGTAGGACATCTGAAAACTAAGTTCTTTCCAGGATCGGGTCTCGCGCAGGAAGACCGCCATCGCAGCCACACAGGGCATATACAACAGAACGAAGACAAGAAACGCATACGCTATGAGTTTCGAATACGCCGGATCCGCCGACAGCAGATGACGCAGAGATGGAGATTCCTCGCTGACATCGCCGACGCCATAGATATTTCCCATAGTGGACACCACGACTTCCTTTGCGGCGAATCCCGCGATGATAGCAACTCCTAGTCGCCAGTCAAAACCAAGTGGCCTCAGAACCGGTTCGACAGCCTTTCCAATACGTCCGGCAGCGCTGTACTCCATGTTCTCAGCTGCCCTTGCATTCTCGTACTGTACTACCATGTCATCGCGCTGTTCAGCCGTGATCCGCCCGCCCTTCTCTGCTGCGACAGCCTCGTTGATTAGAGTGCTAAAATCACGATCATATGTCGTCTTCTCCGGAAAAGTCATCAGAAACCACATTATGATCGAAAAGCCGAGAATAATAGTCCCCGCCTTGCGAACGTACATCCATGAGCGCTCCCACATGTGGATCACCAGACTTCTGAGCGTCGGCACACGATACGGAGGGAGCTCCATTATGAATGGCGCGGACATTCCTTTGAATCGAGTTGCGCGCAGCACCTTGACCATTGTGACAGCGACGATGACCCCGAGAGCGTAAATCGAGAACACGACAGTACCGGCATTCGAGGGCCAGAAGGCACCACAGACGAGTATGTAGACTGGAAGCCTCGCACCACAGCTCATGAATGTTGTCACGTGCATAGTGACAAGACGGTCGGCGCGGTCTTCGAGAATCCTGCTACCCATATACGCAGGAACAGAGCAACCGAATCCAATTAGCATCGGAATGAACGACTTGCCATGCAATCCAATTTTGTGCATGATTCGATCCATTACGAATGCAGCCCTCGCCATATATCCGGTGTCTTCGAGAATTGCAATCGCAAGAAAAAGAAACATGATGTTTGGCAGGAAGATTATCACACCGCCTACACCGGCCACCACACCGTCGACGAGAAGCGAACGCAGCAGTCCCTCCGGAAGAAGATTGGTGAGCACTGTAGAGATTGCTGCAACGCCCGTCTCAATCCATCCAGCAGGCGCTTCGCCAAGAGTAAATGTAAGTTGAAACATAAGCCACATGAGCACGGCGAATATTGGAAGGCCGAAGATCGGGTGTATAAGTAAATGGTCGATAGTGTCTGAGATGTCATGACGGTAAGCGCTCGTCAGCTTGGTAGCCTCGCTGCAGGCACCACTGATGAATCCATATCGCTTGTCGGATATCACGGTCGATGCCGGCTCACCGAAAAGAGCTTCAATCCTATCGCCGCTCTGTCGTACCGCCTCGACCAGACCTTTCAAGTGCCCATGACGACTGATGATCTTCGCCACTTCGGCATCGTTTTCGAGTAGCTTGATCGCAATCCATCGAGGCTTGTAGCCGTCCGTAGCGATCGAATCCCTCTCGATCAGCTCCGTCAGGTCTGCGAGCTCGGCCTCAAACTCTCTGCCGAATCTCACATGGGCAGGCCTAAGTCTATTGCCATTTTCAGCTGTCTCAATGATTGATTCGAGAAGACTGTCCATGCCCTGCCTCTTGGTGCCAACGGTCGGGACGACAGGCACACCGAGGAGCTGTGAGAGAGAATCATGGTCAATCGTCACACCACGACTTACGGCCATATCAGCCATGTTGAGAGCGATAATCAGTGGAATGTCGAGCTCGAGAAGTTGCGTGGTCAGATAGAGATTCCGTTCAATGTTTGAGGCATCGACTACATCGACCACAACATCAGGCCTTTCCTGAATGATAAAATTGCGTGTGATAATCTCTTCTACAGAATGAGCTGACAGGGAATATGTGCCTGGGAGGTCGACTAGCTTGATCCGAGATTCACCAACTCGGAGCCCCCCTTCTTTCTTCTCGACAGTTACTCCCGGATAATTCCCGACGTGCTGATTTGCGCCGGTGAGATTGTTGAAGAGCGTGGTCTTCCCGGAATTGGGATTCCCAACCAGGGCAACGATGAATTCCTTGCTAACGGTCCTCAACTTCCTCGACCCTGATCTTGTCGGCCATTCCCCGACCAATCCCCAGCCTGGTCTGCCTCACCTCAAGACCTATCGGACCATGCCCCGAATTAGCGATAATCTTGAACGTACAACCCGAATTGAGTCCCATCGAGCAAATTCTCTCTCTGAGCGCCTGACCACCATCCATGCCCACAAGCGCATATCTCTTGCCAACCCTCGTATTGCTGAGAGTCATCTCGGAACTCCTCTTTGATGCTGTTTGTCATCCGACTGCTTGCGGCAATCGCCGCATATTCCGAATATCTCATAGCGATGTGATTCCATTGTAAAGTCATGCCTCTTCAATACACTGCTCTCGCCCTCTTCCATCCTTCTGCTCGAAAATTCAATGATCTTCTTGCAGCGAGTGCATACAAGATGGTGATGATGCTCGCGATTGTATCGATTCTCAAAACGCGCTACCCCATCGTCAAATATCACTACTCTTGCCAGCCCGCACTCGGCAATCAGCTTCATCGTCCGGTAGACTGTAGCATAACCGATTCTCCGTTTACGCCTCTTGAGAGCGCTGTAGAGATCATCAACAGAAACATGGTCCTCTGTGTTCAGAAAAGTATTCAGAATCTCCGTTCTCTGTGAAGTCTCTCTGAGACCTTCCGACCGAATGAACTTGTTGAATATCTCTCTTTCAGCAGTCGGCACAACTCCTCCGCTACCGATATTGAAATTCATTTTCAATAAGAAAATACGCAATTCGGGGGGGGTAAGTCAAGCAGTTTTTTGTGAGAAAAATCACAAGTTATCGAAGCCGTAGCAGATTGTCGCTGGGCGGATTCCGCACGTATGATGTCGCAACCTGCAGGTAAGCAAGAAGTTCCATCATCTACCGATTAAATCCGACAGTCTCTCAATCTTCTCGCCCAGCGCTACTTCATAATCACCGGGCGCAAATGTGTCTGGACTCGGCAGCGGATCTGTCTCATGGCTGTAGTAATCACAAAGGTGGTTTACCTCTATGTGCGCAAGCAGGAAATAGTCCGGTCCCAGACGAAAATAGCACTGAGCCTTAATCAGACGTGCATCTTTGTAATTGAAGCGAACATTCCTGCTGAACACATAATTCGTATCGATATCGAGCACTTCCGAAGCGTAGTCAATCGCCGCCGTATAGTCTGGGTTGCCGGCAGGATAATCCCTGTATATCGCTGCAAGCCCCATATATGCATCTGCAGTAGTGAGACCCTTATCAATCGCATCGTTGAAGTCAGTGACAGCCGTCGCAAACTCGGTTTCGAGCGCGCGGCACCACCCCCTGCCCATGTAGGCCTGCGCGTTGTCACCGGCGTGGTTGATCACATCGGTAAATACGGTCTCGGCTCCCGCGTAGTCTTTTGCAGTAAACTTGGTCCATGCGCTCGCGAGATTCCCGTCAACATCATACGGCGGCGGTGGCTCGGTGCCGCCACCGGACGAACATCCGACAGAAGCTAATGCGGCCGCTACAATGCAGAGTGCTGCGATTTTCAATATGTCCCGATTCGATATCATTTCATTCTCCCTTACTACTTAATAAGAAGCATCCTCTTGGTCTCTTCGAATGTCCCGGACTCAAGCCTGTAGAAATAGACTCCAGAACTCACTTCATTGCCGCTGTCTGATCTGCCATTCCACGAAATCGTATGGCTCCCGGCGTCGAGACTCTGATCGATCAAAGTCACGACTCTCTGACCAAGGAGATTATATATCACAAGCTTTGTCTGGGCTGGCGTCCGCAGATCGAACGCTATCGAGGTCTCCATGTTGAACGGATTCGGCCAGTTCTGATGTAGCAGATAGGCGCCCGGAAGAGAAGGATTATCATCCGAGCCATGCGCAAACTGCGACTTTCCGAGTACGTAAGTTCCGATCTCGGAAATCTCCGCCGTGATAGTGTTACTCCGGGAATCATATTGAGTCTGCAGACGATTCCATCCGGCATAGTCGACGCGAAGTATCGTTACAGAAGCGATTTCGTCGGCTTGCAGGTTGAATCGGTTGAGATCAACAGTCAGTGTAGCGTCGGA belongs to Candidatus Zixiibacteriota bacterium and includes:
- the feoB gene encoding ferrous iron transport protein B, with protein sequence MRTVSKEFIVALVGNPNSGKTTLFNNLTGANQHVGNYPGVTVEKKEGGLRVGESRIKLVDLPGTYSLSAHSVEEIITRNFIIQERPDVVVDVVDASNIERNLYLTTQLLELDIPLIIALNMADMAVSRGVTIDHDSLSQLLGVPVVPTVGTKRQGMDSLLESIIETAENGNRLRPAHVRFGREFEAELADLTELIERDSIATDGYKPRWIAIKLLENDAEVAKIISRHGHLKGLVEAVRQSGDRIEALFGEPASTVISDKRYGFISGACSEATKLTSAYRHDISDTIDHLLIHPIFGLPIFAVLMWLMFQLTFTLGEAPAGWIETGVAAISTVLTNLLPEGLLRSLLVDGVVAGVGGVIIFLPNIMFLFLAIAILEDTGYMARAAFVMDRIMHKIGLHGKSFIPMLIGFGCSVPAYMGSRILEDRADRLVTMHVTTFMSCGARLPVYILVCGAFWPSNAGTVVFSIYALGVIVAVTMVKVLRATRFKGMSAPFIMELPPYRVPTLRSLVIHMWERSWMYVRKAGTIILGFSIIMWFLMTFPEKTTYDRDFSTLINEAVAAEKGGRITAEQRDDMVVQYENARAAENMEYSAAGRIGKAVEPVLRPLGFDWRLGVAIIAGFAAKEVVVSTMGNIYGVGDVSEESPSLRHLLSADPAYSKLIAYAFLVFVLLYMPCVAAMAVFLRETRSWKELSFQMSYTLLLAWGMAFAVYQGGRLLGLG
- a CDS encoding FeoA domain-containing protein, with amino-acid sequence MTLSNTRVGKRYALVGMDGGQALRERICSMGLNSGCTFKIIANSGHGPIGLEVRQTRLGIGRGMADKIRVEEVEDR
- a CDS encoding transcriptional repressor, with the translated sequence MPTAEREIFNKFIRSEGLRETSQRTEILNTFLNTEDHVSVDDLYSALKRRKRRIGYATVYRTMKLIAECGLARVVIFDDGVARFENRYNREHHHHLVCTRCKKIIEFSSRRMEEGESSVLKRHDFTMESHRYEIFGICGDCRKQSDDKQHQRGVPR
- a CDS encoding tetratricopeptide repeat protein, producing the protein MISNRDILKIAALCIVAAALASVGCSSGGGTEPPPPYDVDGNLASAWTKFTAKDYAGAETVFTDVINHAGDNAQAYMGRGWCRALETEFATAVTDFNDAIDKGLTTADAYMGLAAIYRDYPAGNPDYTAAIDYASEVLDIDTNYVFSRNVRFNYKDARLIKAQCYFRLGPDYFLLAHIEVNHLCDYYSHETDPLPSPDTFAPGDYEVALGEKIERLSDLIGR